A stretch of Vigna angularis cultivar LongXiaoDou No.4 chromosome 4, ASM1680809v1, whole genome shotgun sequence DNA encodes these proteins:
- the LOC108330671 gene encoding galactoside 2-alpha-L-fucosyltransferase codes for MKRHWRNISHDEESLPDSDSDTRSTRKFPLTRLMAFSLFFSLFVFSLTFLFPHPPIESSPTVKALLQLKQTQQGDVSDSFELQKDKLLGGLLAGGFDERSCFSRYHSASYGKGLSGNPSPYLISRLRKYEALHKECGPYTESYNKTVKDLRSGHVSDSPACKYVVWISYSGLGNRILTLASAFLYALLTNRVLLVDPGVDMVDLFCEPFPHVSWFIPPDFPLNSQLSKFDQKSDQCYGKKLKNKATTKSTVPSFVYLHLAHDYDDQDKLFFCDEDQTFLQKVPWLAVRTDNYFVPSLFLMPSFEQQLSDLFPNKETIFHFLSRYLFHPTNKVWGLVIRYYQAYLANADEKLGIQIRVFETGTGPFQHVLDQILACTLKENLLPDVNRKGDFVHSSGKPKSKAVLMTSLSSGYFEKVRDMYWEHPTATGEIIGIYQPSHEGYQQTEKKRHNQKAWAEMYLLSLTDALVTSSWSTFGYVAQGLGGLKPWILYKPENGTAPDPACQRAMSMEPCFHAPPFYDCKAKRGTDTGALVPHVRHCEDMSWGLKLVDSFSSQ; via the exons ATGAAGAGGCACTGGCGCAACATCAGTCACGACGAAGAAAGCCTTCCAGATTCCGATTCCGACACGCGCTCCACCAGGAAATTCCCTCTCACGCGTCTCATGGcgttctctctctttttttctctattcGTTTTCTCCCTCACGTTCCTTTTCCCACACCCTCCCATCGAATCATCTCCAACTGTAAAAGCTCTGCTCCAACTCAAACAAACTCAACAAg GTGACGTATCTGATTCTTTTGAGTTGCAAAAAGATAAACTACTTGGTGGCCTTTTAGCAGGTGGTTTCGATGAAAGATCTTGCTTCAGCAGGTACCATTCTGCCTCGTATGGGAAAGGACTATCAGGAAATCCTTCACCTTATCTTATTTCTAGATTGAGAAAATATGAAGCTCTTCACAAGGAATGTGGACCTTACACTGAATCCTATAATAAAACGGTGAAAGATCTCAGGTCTGGTCATGTAAGTGATTCCCCTGCTTGTAAATATGTGGTATGGATTTCATATAGTGGGCTAGGGAATAGGATATTGACCTTAGCTTCTGCGTTTCTATACGCCCTCCTCACGAATCGTGTTCTATTGGTTGATCCTGGAGTTGATATGGTAGATCTTTTTTGTGAACCGTTTCCACATGTTTCCTGGTTTATCCCTCCTGATTTCCCTCTCAACAGTCAGCTTTCCAAATTTGATCAGAAATCTGATCAATGTTACGGAAAAAAGCTGAAAAATAAAGCAACTACAAAATCCACGGTGCCCTCTTTTGTCTATCTTCATCTAGCACATGACTATGATGATCAAGACAAACTTTTCTTCTGTGATGAAGACCAAACTTTTCTTCAGAAAGTACCATGGTTAGCGGTTAGAACAGATAATTATTTTGTCCCATCTCTATTCTTGATGCCATCGTTTGAGCAGCAACTGAGTGATCTCTTTCCGAACAAGGAaacaatttttcatttcttgAGTAGATATCTTTTCCACCCCACCAACAAAGTATGGGGACTTGTTATTAGATACTATCAAGCTTATTTAGCTAATGCTGATGAAAAATTAGGCATCCAGATAAGAGTGTTTGAAACTGGAACTGGTCCATTTCAACATGTGTTGGATCAGATCTTAGCTTGCACCTTGAAGGAGAATCTTTTGCCTGATGTTAATCGAAAGGGTGATTTTGTTCACTCATCCGGAAAGCCGAAGTCAAAAGCTGTACTGATGACATCGTTGAGCTCTGGTTATTTTGAGAAAGTGAGAGACATGTATTGGGAACATCCTACTGCGACAGGAGAAATTATTGGCATTTACCAGCCAAGCCATGAAGGTTATCAACAAACAGAGAAGAAGAGGCACAACCAAAAAGCTTGGGCAGAAATGTACTTATTGAGCTTGACCGACGCGTTGGTCACGAGCTCGTGGTCTACTTTCGGCTATGTGGCACAGGGGCTTGGAGGTTTGAAACCATGGATACTGTACAAGCCAGAGAATGGAACAGCCCCTGATCCTGCTTGTCAACGTGCCATGTCAATGGAGCCATGCTTCCATGCTCCTCCCTTCTATGATTGTAAGGCTAAGAGAGGAACTGATACTGGTGCACTTGTTCCACATGTACGGCACTGTGAGGATATGAGCTGGGGTCTTAAGCTTGTAGACAGCTTTAGTTCGCAATAA
- the LOC108330737 gene encoding uncharacterized protein LOC108330737 produces the protein MGKDSKPKESGGKGKGKQAASGSDENASKGKGKGGKGGDGLGTCTYVKARHILCEKQSKINEAYKKLQDGWLGNGDKVPPAEFAKIAQEYSECPSGKKGGDLGWFPRGKMAGPFQDVAFGTPVGATSAPFKSTHGYHIILSEGRKN, from the exons ATGGGAAAAGACTCTAAGCCAAAGGAGTCAGGagggaaggggaaggggaagCAGGCTGCAAGTGGAAGTGATGAGAATGCTTCtaagggaaaaggaaaaggtgGGAAAGGTGGAGATGGGCTCGGTACTTGCACTTACGTAAAAG CTAGGCATATTTTATGTGAGAAACAAAGTAAGATCAATGAAGCCTACAAGAAGCTGCAAGATGGTTGGCTCGGCAACGGAGATAAGGTCCCGCCAGCTGAGTTTGCAAAG ATAGCTCAAGAGTATTCTGAATGTCCTTCGGGAAAGAAGGGTGGAGACCTTGGATGGTTTCCCCGAGGAAAGATGGCCGGGCCATTTCAGGACGTTGCCTTCGGCACACCTGTTGGCGCAACTAGTGCTCCTTTCAAATCAAC GCATGGCTACCATATTATCTTAAGTGAAGGAAGAAAGAACTGA
- the LOC108330211 gene encoding putative pentatricopeptide repeat-containing protein At1g74400, with amino-acid sequence MHNIAELRTERVIFMTHLKWFNSLLGSCANRLVHVSMSTCNHKAEFPIGLKPPKPNQTLRNHLECNRHTKVLLLFRSLLRKRPTFNAIDSFSLLYALKACNNKHSSTQGKQLHTLIVKLGYQAIVQLQTSLLKVYAQSGNLRDAHQVFVQIPSKNTICWTSLISAYVDNHKPGTALQLFKEMQRNNVEPDEVTVTVALSACAETGALEMGEWIHALVRCKAGLNRDLCLDNALINMYAKCGDVVTARKVFDGMKKKDITTWTSMIVGHAVHGQASDALQLFSEMSSGRDKGDCVMTPNDVTFIGVLMACSHAGLVEEGKWHFRSMSEVYGIEPKEAHFGCMVDLLCRGGHLRDAHDFIMEMTIPPSVIVWRTLLGACCVHGELELAVEVRHKLLKLDPGSVGDSVAMSNIYANKGLWNNKILVRNQIKHSRAPGSSSIEVESGVGEFLIVDGDHPL; translated from the coding sequence ATGCATAACATCGCAGAACTGAGAACTGAACGTGTGATATTCATGACACACTTAAAATGGTTCAACTCTTTGCTTGGAAGCTGTGCGAACCGGTTGGTTCATGTTTCCATGTCCACGTGCAATCACAAAGCTGAGTTCCCCATTGGCCTCAAACCACCAAAACCCAACCAAACCCTTAGGAATCACCTTGAATGCAATAGGCACACCAAAGTGCTTCTCCTCTTCAGATCCTTGTTAAGAAAAAGACCAACTTTCAACGCCATTGACAGTTTTTCTCTGCTTTATGCCCTCAAAGCCTGCAACAACAAACACTCCTCCACCCAAGGAAAACAACTGCATACCCTCATCGTAAAACTTGGGTACCAAGCCATAGTTCAACTCCAGACATCCCTTTTAAAAGTCTACGCCCAGAGTGGCAACCTACGTGATGCACACCAAGTGTTCGTTCAAATACCCTCTAAGAATACCATATGCTGGACCTCTTTGATATCCGCCTATGTTGACAACCACAAGCCTGGGACAGCTTTGCAACTGTTCAAAGAGATGCAAAGGAACAATGTGGAACCTGATGAAGTCACTGTGACCGTTGCCCTCTCTGCCTGTGCTGAGACCGGGGCACTGGAAATGGGTGAATGGATTCATGCCTTGGTCAGGTGTAAAGCAGGGCTGAACAGAGATTTGTGTTTGGATAATGCTCTTATAAACATGTATGCGAAATGTGGGGATGTTGTGACGGCTAGGAAGGTGTTTGATGgcatgaaaaagaaagatatcACAACTTGGACTTCCATGATCGTGGGGCATGCAGTCCATGGGCAAGCAAGTGACGCTCTTCAACTTTTTTCAGAAATGAGCTCAGGTAGAGACAAGGGAGATTGTGTCATGACCCCAAATGACGTAACGTTCATTGGAGTTTTAATGGCTTGCAGCCATGCAGGGTTGGTTGAGGAAGGAAAGTGGCATTTCAGAAGCATGAGTGAAGTTTATGGTATAGAGCCTAAAGAGGCTCACTTTGGCTGTATGGTGGATCTCTTATGCAGAGGTGGGCATCTGAGAGATGCCCATGACTTCATTATGGAGATGACAATTCCACCAAGTGTGATTGTCTGGCGAACCTTGTTGGGAGCTTGCTGTGTTCACGGTGAATTAGAGTTAGCTGTCGAAGTTAGGCACAAACTACTCAAGTTGGATCCTGGCTCTGTAGGTGACAGCGTTGCTATGTCTAATATTTATGCAAATAAAGGCTTGTGGAACAACAAGATACTTGTGAGGAATCAGATAAAACACTCAAGAGCTCCTGGTAGTAGCTCAATTGAGGTGGAAAGTGGGGTTGGTGAATTTCTGATCGTTGATGGCGATCATCCTTTATGA